A DNA window from Candidatus Omnitrophota bacterium contains the following coding sequences:
- a CDS encoding TetR/AcrR family transcriptional regulator: MAVLNRRERDRQLRRSDIFAAAEHIFALKGYHKATIRDIAKEAQYATGTVYLHFKDKDELYRSLFTEKLKGMLSVVEEKMASAKDSKGKLGVFVRESLAYFEENLDFFRIFVSESDDMMLAEKSIRNTPAGQKFEKYMEDIVKQGQKEGVISRDFEPVQVLDILTSIMKSFVLKWFKENSKNKKSLVGVSGVILKCLLRGISEDK; the protein is encoded by the coding sequence ATGGCTGTATTGAACAGGAGAGAAAGGGACAGGCAGTTACGGAGGTCGGATATCTTCGCGGCTGCAGAGCATATCTTCGCGCTGAAGGGATACCACAAGGCGACGATAAGGGATATCGCCAAGGAAGCCCAGTACGCGACAGGCACTGTATACCTGCATTTCAAGGATAAGGATGAACTGTACCGGTCGCTTTTTACGGAAAAGTTAAAGGGTATGCTGTCTGTAGTCGAAGAGAAGATGGCATCGGCAAAGGACTCGAAAGGCAAGCTGGGGGTATTCGTGCGCGAATCACTCGCGTATTTCGAGGAGAACCTGGACTTCTTCCGCATATTCGTTTCGGAATCCGACGATATGATGCTTGCGGAGAAGAGCATCAGGAACACCCCTGCCGGCCAAAAGTTCGAAAAATATATGGAAGATATAGTCAAGCAGGGCCAGAAGGAGGGGGTCATAAGCAGGGATTTTGAGCCCGTACAAGTCCTGGATATATTGACCTCGATCATGAAATCTTTTGTCCTGAAATGGTTCAAGGAAAACAGCAAAAACAAGAAGAGCCTGGTTGGCGTGTCCGGCGTCATATTAAAGTGCCTGTTAAGAGGCATCTCCGAAGATAAATAG
- a CDS encoding phosphopantetheine-binding protein, whose protein sequence is MSLFEEIRELINDQIKMPLERITPGSRLIGDLYMDFVDLVRLAIDLEERYNIKISDEEVGIVETVGELVELVKVRRCVG, encoded by the coding sequence ATGAGCCTATTCGAAGAGATAAGGGAGTTGATAAACGACCAGATAAAAATGCCGCTCGAAAGGATCACGCCCGGGTCCCGGCTGATAGGGGATCTGTATATGGATTTCGTGGACTTGGTAAGGCTGGCAATCGACCTGGAAGAGAGGTATAATATCAAAATATCCGATGAAGAGGTCGGGATAGTAGAGACTGTGGGAGAATTGGTCGAGCTCGTTAAGGTGAGGCGCTGTGTCGGCTAG
- a CDS encoding DHA2 family efflux MFS transporter permease subunit produces the protein MDKGSNAIQSEEWRPKSNPWLICIAVMLAATMEVLDTSIANVALPQIAGNLSATTHEGTWVLTSYLVANAIILPASAWFGGFFGRKRVLLICISLFTLSSVLCGIAGSLSQLVLFRIFQGIGGGALQPISQAILLESFPKEKRTSAMAVFAMGVIVAPIIGPVLGGWLTDNFSWRWIFFINVPVGIIAILMSKVFVEDPPYIRKIRTGIDYYGFALMAIGLGALQLVLDKGQEADWFQASWICWTSIIVVISLVAFILWEFRVKHPVVDLRILKDRNLTGGMIIAFMIGSIMYGVMALMPLFYQTMMGYTAYLSGLILVPLGIGAFTGALSVSRLCKYFENKVLMAVGLAMIGIAALSLGNINLQISMDSRVIPLFVLGFGTMMVFVPLSIVAFGTLHAKDIGNGSGLFNLMRNIGGSVGIAVSTTILSRMAQTHQAILVGQLNPFNQLYQQVSKAYAGLADGLLYRELLRQSALLSYIDCFRYYGIIAFSCVFLVFIFREVKNKGTVMIH, from the coding sequence ATGGATAAGGGAAGCAACGCTATTCAATCCGAAGAATGGCGCCCTAAAAGCAACCCTTGGCTGATCTGTATCGCAGTCATGTTGGCCGCGACCATGGAAGTCCTGGACACCTCCATTGCGAATGTGGCTTTGCCGCAGATCGCGGGAAACCTTTCCGCGACTACTCACGAGGGGACCTGGGTCTTAACAAGTTATCTTGTCGCCAATGCGATTATTTTGCCCGCTTCGGCATGGTTTGGCGGTTTTTTCGGCCGTAAAAGGGTGCTTCTTATCTGCATATCCCTGTTCACCCTATCCTCCGTCCTTTGCGGCATAGCTGGCAGCCTCAGTCAATTGGTCCTGTTCCGGATATTCCAGGGAATAGGAGGAGGGGCCCTCCAGCCGATCTCCCAGGCAATACTGCTGGAAAGTTTTCCGAAGGAGAAGCGCACTTCAGCCATGGCGGTTTTCGCGATGGGAGTCATCGTGGCGCCTATTATAGGCCCCGTCCTCGGCGGTTGGCTTACCGATAATTTCTCATGGCGGTGGATCTTCTTCATCAATGTGCCTGTCGGGATCATCGCCATCCTGATGTCTAAGGTGTTCGTTGAAGACCCGCCGTACATCCGGAAGATCAGGACCGGCATCGATTATTACGGGTTCGCGTTGATGGCTATCGGCTTGGGCGCGCTGCAGCTCGTTCTTGATAAAGGCCAGGAGGCGGATTGGTTCCAGGCGTCCTGGATATGTTGGACATCGATCATTGTCGTCATTTCTCTTGTCGCGTTCATTTTATGGGAATTCCGCGTAAAGCATCCGGTGGTCGATCTGCGTATCCTTAAGGACAGGAACCTTACCGGAGGCATGATAATCGCTTTTATGATCGGTTCGATCATGTACGGAGTGATGGCGCTCATGCCGCTCTTTTACCAGACGATGATGGGGTATACGGCCTATTTAAGCGGGCTTATACTGGTCCCGCTTGGGATAGGGGCTTTTACCGGGGCCCTGTCAGTCTCGCGTTTATGTAAATACTTTGAAAATAAGGTGTTGATGGCCGTGGGCCTGGCCATGATCGGGATTGCGGCGCTGTCTCTCGGCAATATTAACCTGCAGATCTCCATGGATTCGAGGGTGATCCCGCTTTTTGTCCTGGGTTTTGGCACGATGATGGTCTTTGTGCCGTTGTCGATCGTGGCTTTCGGGACGTTGCATGCCAAGGATATTGGAAACGGCTCCGGGCTTTTTAACCTCATGAGGAATATCGGGGGCAGCGTCGGCATCGCGGTATCGACGACGATACTTTCCCGAATGGCGCAGACGCACCAGGCGATACTTGTAGGCCAGTTGAACCCTTTTAATCAGCTGTATCAGCAGGTATCGAAGGCGTATGCCGGCCTCGCGGACGGCCTGCTTTACAGGGAATTATTACGCCAGTCCGCCCTTCTTTCATATATCGATTGTTTCCGCTATTACGGGATCATCGCTTTCTCTTGCGTGTTCCTGGTGTTTATTTTCAGGGAGGTCAAGAATAAAGGGACGGTCATGATCCATTAA
- a CDS encoding patatin-like phospholipase family protein translates to MRNFQRVNQFCVITAAIFLVSGCASVRHAVPEKMLNDASISGMSNIRVYSGVPTEYFKKDMIGLVDAGGIGATYSMLAVSGGGANGAYGAGLLSGWTQSGTRPVFKVVTGISTGAIIAPFAFLGNKYDGELEEFYTKYSTKDIMNISIPFVNSFASPRPLKRRIEKYFDGRLLKEIASEYDKGRRLYVGTTNLDAQRLVIWDMGKIASIGDERALMLFRKVILASASIPIAFPPVYLKVQVGDKTYDEMHVDGGVAKQVFFLYDAVQGIEEAMKQKGIGIRNLRYKIYVIRNGYADAIWKEVPDRMSAIAERTVDTMVNAQGVGDIYQLYAFTELGKGDFNLAYIPATHVSKAKEPFDPIEMRGLFDLGFKEALQGYDWKKVPPGMMQ, encoded by the coding sequence ATGAGAAACTTCCAAAGGGTAAACCAGTTTTGCGTAATAACGGCCGCTATCTTCCTTGTATCCGGCTGCGCGAGCGTACGCCATGCCGTCCCGGAAAAGATGCTGAATGATGCCAGCATATCCGGCATGAGCAATATCAGGGTCTATAGCGGCGTCCCGACCGAGTATTTCAAGAAAGATATGATTGGTTTGGTCGACGCGGGCGGGATAGGCGCGACGTATTCGATGCTTGCGGTTTCGGGCGGGGGCGCTAACGGCGCATACGGCGCGGGTTTACTCAGCGGATGGACACAGTCCGGGACACGGCCGGTCTTTAAGGTCGTTACCGGTATAAGCACCGGAGCGATCATAGCGCCTTTCGCCTTCCTCGGAAATAAATATGACGGCGAGTTGGAGGAATTTTACACGAAGTATTCGACAAAAGATATCATGAATATAAGCATCCCGTTCGTGAATTCCTTCGCGAGCCCCAGGCCGCTGAAACGCCGTATCGAAAAATATTTTGACGGGCGATTATTAAAGGAAATAGCCTCCGAATATGACAAGGGCCGCAGGCTTTATGTGGGCACCACCAACCTTGACGCCCAGCGTCTCGTAATATGGGATATGGGGAAGATCGCTTCAATAGGCGATGAGAGGGCCCTAATGTTATTCCGCAAGGTAATACTGGCATCGGCATCCATCCCGATAGCTTTTCCTCCGGTGTATTTAAAGGTACAGGTTGGCGATAAGACGTATGACGAGATGCATGTCGACGGCGGGGTAGCGAAGCAGGTGTTCTTTCTTTATGATGCTGTCCAGGGTATAGAAGAAGCCATGAAACAGAAGGGGATAGGTATCCGCAACCTGCGGTACAAGATATACGTGATAAGGAACGGCTATGCGGACGCGATCTGGAAAGAAGTCCCGGACAGGATGTCTGCCATTGCGGAGCGCACGGTAGATACAATGGTGAACGCCCAGGGCGTCGGGGATATATATCAGTTGTATGCTTTTACGGAATTGGGCAAGGGGGATTTCAACCTGGCCTATATACCGGCGACCCATGTGTCCAAAGCGAAGGAACCTTTCGATCCCATCGAAATGCGTGGACTTTTTGATTTGGGATTTAAGGAGGCATTACAGGGATACGATTGGAAGAAAGTTCCTCCGGGAATGATGCAATGA
- a CDS encoding TolC family protein, with protein sequence MATKNVFAVAAVCAMVACAGHLTYAEQAAGKDGRLLTIQEGISIVQKDSRLVKISSFDNDMAFQDSMIARSVLLPHLNIGAAQTFNNNKPEMKFGGMVVPTSDQNPYSFGANVYQTLFDFGKSLSNYHASKEMVEAVKARSESVKRVATLEFVVAYFNLLEAEKFINVAEKEVESLTSYIKDMEHLFEQGVIVKNDLLPAKVKLADAKQKLIAARNGKEVAAARLNNILALSLREKLIAQDINMQLPQFPEIEDAWITAQEQRPEIVFYESRIKASVSSEKAKAVENLPVLYADGGYNHTKNRYQVHEDNMSVNLGVKMNLYDGGAARADLLKERALQKQIKEQKDKLIEDIKFEVENSHLSLKDACEKVSVASEALEQAGENVRAYRVKYTAGAATSTDVLEAITLQTRAQTNYYGADYELKRNYAKLMYSMGIDLALIYETMENKNEPEKR encoded by the coding sequence ATGGCAACTAAGAATGTATTTGCGGTTGCGGCGGTTTGCGCCATGGTGGCCTGTGCGGGCCACCTTACCTATGCGGAGCAGGCCGCGGGAAAGGACGGCAGGCTCCTCACTATCCAGGAAGGAATTTCGATAGTGCAAAAGGACAGCCGCCTGGTTAAAATATCTTCCTTTGATAATGACATGGCTTTCCAGGACTCGATGATCGCCCGCTCCGTGCTGCTGCCGCACCTTAATATAGGCGCTGCGCAGACCTTCAATAATAACAAGCCCGAGATGAAATTCGGCGGCATGGTGGTACCGACCTCGGACCAAAACCCGTATTCCTTCGGGGCCAATGTCTATCAGACTTTATTCGACTTCGGCAAGAGCCTCTCTAACTACCATGCGTCAAAGGAGATGGTCGAGGCGGTAAAGGCCCGCAGCGAAAGCGTCAAGCGGGTAGCTACGCTGGAGTTTGTTGTGGCTTACTTCAACCTGCTGGAAGCGGAGAAGTTTATAAATGTCGCGGAGAAGGAAGTCGAAAGCCTCACCTCTTATATTAAAGATATGGAACATCTGTTTGAGCAGGGGGTTATAGTAAAGAATGACCTGCTTCCCGCTAAGGTCAAGCTTGCCGACGCGAAGCAGAAATTGATAGCGGCACGCAATGGGAAAGAAGTCGCCGCCGCGCGCTTGAATAATATCCTGGCCCTCTCGCTGAGAGAGAAGCTCATCGCGCAGGATATAAATATGCAGTTGCCGCAGTTCCCCGAGATAGAGGATGCCTGGATCACGGCGCAGGAACAGAGGCCGGAGATAGTTTTCTATGAAAGCAGGATAAAAGCGTCTGTCTCGAGCGAAAAAGCAAAGGCGGTAGAAAACCTTCCGGTTCTTTATGCCGACGGCGGTTATAACCATACTAAAAACAGGTACCAAGTGCACGAAGACAACATGTCGGTCAACCTGGGGGTCAAGATGAACCTGTATGACGGCGGCGCAGCCCGGGCCGACCTGCTCAAGGAGCGCGCTCTGCAAAAGCAGATAAAAGAACAAAAAGACAAACTTATCGAGGATATAAAATTCGAGGTTGAAAACAGCCATTTGAGCCTTAAGGATGCCTGCGAAAAGGTCTCCGTCGCCTCGGAAGCGCTCGAGCAGGCGGGTGAGAACGTCCGCGCATACCGCGTGAAATATACGGCCGGAGCCGCCACATCTACGGATGTGCTTGAAGCGATAACGCTGCAGACGAGGGCGCAGACAAATTATTACGGCGCGGATTACGAACTGAAGCGTAATTACGCAAAACTTATGTATTCGATGGGTATTGACCTCGCGCTCATCTACGAAACAATGGAGAACAAAAATGAACCTGAAAAACGTTAA
- a CDS encoding superoxide dismutase, which yields MESNDKIESATAHVLPPLPYAQDALSPVISANTVSFHYGKHHKGYVDNLNKLVAGTGFAGMALNQIIAATAGKAEKAAVFNNASQAWNHAFYWNSLTPNGGEVPAALKTKIEASFGTVDACKKELAAAATTQFGSGWAWLVLDGDKLNVAKTGNADSPLTKGLKPLLTIDVWEHAYYLDYQNRRADYVNAVLDKLINWSFAENNLK from the coding sequence ATGGAGAGCAATGACAAGATTGAAAGTGCAACTGCGCATGTTTTGCCGCCTTTACCATATGCGCAAGACGCGCTTTCTCCCGTGATCTCCGCGAATACGGTCAGTTTCCACTATGGCAAGCATCATAAAGGGTATGTCGACAATCTGAACAAGCTGGTTGCAGGAACTGGATTTGCCGGTATGGCGTTAAACCAAATCATCGCCGCGACAGCCGGCAAAGCGGAAAAAGCCGCGGTCTTCAATAATGCATCGCAAGCGTGGAACCACGCGTTTTACTGGAATAGTTTGACTCCGAATGGCGGCGAAGTACCCGCAGCATTGAAAACAAAGATCGAGGCTTCTTTCGGGACCGTGGATGCATGCAAGAAGGAACTGGCGGCCGCGGCGACTACTCAATTTGGCAGCGGCTGGGCGTGGCTTGTGCTGGATGGCGATAAGCTTAATGTGGCCAAGACCGGCAACGCGGATTCACCTTTGACTAAGGGCTTGAAGCCGCTATTGACCATCGACGTATGGGAACACGCTTACTACCTGGATTATCAGAACCGCCGCGCGGATTACGTTAACGCCGTCCTCGACAAGCTGATCAATTGGAGTTTTGCAGAAAATAATCTAAAGTAG
- a CDS encoding PEP-CTERM sorting domain-containing protein: MKKFYFATLVIMAAALISTPSTVSANLLSDPGFETGTGWSNWGDSNYVTEVKMSGVQSAHAWSWNYADGKFEQTVDVTGGVAYKASGYLKSAGLDTGSAWIQFQWDGAGTAVESAKLTTANTDWTYFETPWTVAPDGATTAKLGYVLVSPTSHSGNDVYFDNANFDAQAVPEPASMLLLGSGLAGLFGFSRKKSVK; encoded by the coding sequence ATGAAGAAATTCTATTTTGCAACTTTGGTGATCATGGCAGCCGCGCTTATCTCAACGCCGTCAACAGTATCCGCTAACTTGCTCAGCGACCCTGGGTTTGAAACCGGCACTGGTTGGAGCAACTGGGGTGATAGCAACTATGTTACAGAGGTAAAAATGAGCGGCGTCCAGTCAGCGCATGCTTGGTCATGGAACTACGCCGATGGGAAGTTCGAACAGACGGTTGATGTGACGGGGGGTGTTGCCTATAAGGCAAGCGGCTATCTGAAATCTGCCGGTTTAGATACCGGTAGCGCTTGGATACAGTTCCAGTGGGATGGCGCGGGAACGGCCGTAGAGAGCGCCAAGCTTACAACCGCGAATACCGATTGGACGTACTTTGAAACTCCGTGGACGGTAGCGCCGGACGGTGCCACGACGGCAAAGCTGGGTTATGTTCTGGTATCTCCTACAAGCCATAGCGGCAATGATGTCTACTTTGACAATGCTAACTTTGATGCGCAGGCAGTTCCGGAACCGGCAAGTATGCTTTTGCTCGGTTCAGGATTGGCTGGTTTGTTTGGTTTCAGCAGAAAAAAGTCAGTTAAGTAA
- a CDS encoding HlyD family secretion protein, with translation MNLKNVKKTKLLGIFLAAGGAAAVVFILFIIGGISRVSTDDAYIEGRIHSIAAKIPGTVKTVNAEDNRIVKEGDVLVEIDPIDYELRVNGAQAALDIRKVAFEQASRDRDRAEALYKEEVYPKERFENAVTAYNLAKAQAEAAEAQFKIAQRNLEYTKICAPSDGHVAKRSVEAGNQIQPGQGLMAVVSNDMWVIANYKETQLKNVRPGQEVRIKIDTYPGKIFEGHVDSIQRGTGAKFSMFPPENASGNFVKVVQRIPVKIVFDGQPYNKYDLGVGMSVIAEIKVR, from the coding sequence ATGAACCTGAAAAACGTTAAGAAGACGAAATTGTTGGGAATATTTTTAGCGGCAGGCGGCGCTGCCGCCGTGGTATTCATCCTCTTCATCATTGGCGGCATCAGCCGCGTGTCCACCGATGACGCATACATCGAAGGCAGGATCCATAGCATCGCGGCCAAGATCCCGGGGACGGTCAAGACAGTGAATGCGGAAGATAACCGCATCGTGAAAGAAGGGGACGTCCTGGTCGAGATAGACCCGATAGATTACGAATTAAGGGTGAACGGGGCACAGGCGGCCCTGGATATACGAAAGGTAGCTTTTGAGCAGGCATCTCGCGACAGGGATCGCGCCGAGGCATTATATAAAGAAGAAGTATACCCGAAGGAGAGGTTCGAGAATGCCGTTACCGCGTATAACCTCGCGAAAGCGCAGGCCGAGGCTGCCGAAGCGCAGTTCAAGATCGCGCAGCGCAACCTGGAATATACGAAGATATGCGCTCCTTCGGACGGCCATGTGGCAAAAAGGTCCGTCGAGGCGGGAAACCAGATACAGCCGGGGCAGGGGCTTATGGCGGTTGTTTCGAATGATATGTGGGTAATCGCCAATTATAAAGAGACCCAGCTTAAAAATGTCAGGCCCGGACAGGAGGTCAGGATAAAGATAGATACGTATCCCGGTAAGATCTTCGAGGGCCATGTGGACAGTATCCAGCGCGGCACCGGAGCAAAATTCAGCATGTTCCCGCCCGAAAACGCTTCGGGGAATTTTGTAAAGGTGGTCCAGCGCATACCGGTAAAGATCGTTTTTGACGGCCAACCCTACAATAAGTATGATCTTGGCGTAGGCATGTCGGTCATTGCCGAGATAAAGGTCCGGTAA
- a CDS encoding YSC84-related protein, with protein sequence MEKMRMVRGALAVLCMAFAVMFCLETYSYAVSAKDIDAGVDVSLKTLRDIKGGGDVIDKAKGLLIFPSVFKGAIGIGGEYGEGALRIHGKTAGYYSTAAASIGFQLGGQKKTIIIAFMTDEALKNFRDSQGWKIGADASVAVIALGAGTQMSSAISNKPIVAFVFGEKGLMYDLSLNGAKVTKLQR encoded by the coding sequence ATGGAAAAAATGCGTATGGTAAGGGGAGCGTTGGCTGTTTTATGCATGGCTTTTGCGGTAATGTTTTGCCTGGAGACGTATTCGTACGCCGTAAGCGCAAAGGATATAGATGCAGGAGTGGATGTATCGCTTAAAACCCTTCGGGATATAAAAGGAGGCGGTGACGTCATAGATAAGGCGAAGGGTCTGCTTATTTTTCCGTCAGTCTTTAAAGGGGCTATTGGAATAGGCGGAGAATACGGGGAAGGGGCCCTCAGGATACACGGAAAGACGGCCGGTTATTACAGCACTGCCGCCGCTTCGATAGGATTCCAACTGGGAGGGCAGAAGAAGACTATTATAATCGCGTTCATGACCGATGAGGCTTTGAAGAATTTCAGGGATAGCCAGGGCTGGAAGATCGGCGCTGACGCATCCGTAGCTGTCATAGCGCTCGGGGCGGGCACCCAGATGAGCAGCGCTATTTCCAACAAGCCGATCGTCGCGTTCGTGTTCGGCGAGAAAGGGCTGATGTATGACCTTAGCCTGAACGGCGCGAAGGTCACTAAGCTCCAAAGATAG
- a CDS encoding autotransporter domain-containing protein, with amino-acid sequence MTRKLLIFAAAFFLSFAAQPFVLADSPTYDYSDGITQAISNATTPAGHLAADASIVIIPDTGGTFGLQYDASGNLITRTATYASFYSGNYVDQAGYTIHGNPTTDAAWLTTGNDFTKFYDNKGGGVTNSDLIKVTERGLGMDNSGTHNAIVEFALDANNNTIMRPAKNPDIADYAGVKDAYGDLLPFVRPAGITDDQVWSDFQAYYTQFRNASYGADPTKRFPFGQLGYTYFWGHGDKTVLADVQGMSEFIALGGTSANIYGIYSTVSYIYTKNKNGSFSSDADSQYGNGFASFDVTGPCDTLWAGSRFQKNVSRTAAAPNVINVTGAGDVSGGQGILVWSLNYDVTVGTGRTVTTNGDATTSKKFGLADTASIGILFRGDTSLGTPVTSGINKLTNSGTISGPATGIRVDNGDTVIINNAGGTITGTTAAIQLDGGTTALTNNGTISGNLILKADTTAALDVGTGNVALSDGGIYSQGTGTTLMLTANSSSNFGNVTSAGNAVVATGSAVNVTVGGYMPNNTTLKVVDGPGGTNVNVPTTITSNNSKYSFSGTSSNGDLILTIIRSGAGNGFAGTATNGNSSAAGAVLDNISNPSGDMLTVLDTLDALGSTAAGQALATVTPVVDSGVTNVSNTAINQFVGTTTDRLGGFFARAHNEETGESGVSTGSKGSSGFEAWGRGFGEYAHQDPRGLSNGYSATIWGTALGADIPAFNDKVRMGASGGYAASNVNSKDNSGRTYINSYQSAFYGGYMDANNPFYINGAFSFAYNTYKGKRNIAVGAIQRRADSSYRGQQYSVLFDGGYTFKTKQVNITPVASLQYLHLHLQSYTETGAGALNLSVASQDYDMLQSGLGAKFDRSFESNYGILTPEVHIRWLYDFIGDKQATTSTFSGGGGSFATDGFDPAQHSLNVGTKLALVTKGNWSFDVNYDFEYKQDFTSHTGWADIRYKF; translated from the coding sequence ATGACGCGCAAACTACTTATTTTCGCAGCTGCATTTTTTCTATCTTTCGCCGCACAGCCCTTTGTCTTGGCGGACAGTCCTACCTATGATTATAGCGATGGCATAACCCAGGCAATAAGCAATGCCACTACTCCCGCCGGTCATCTTGCCGCCGACGCTTCAATCGTTATAATACCCGATACCGGCGGCACGTTCGGGCTCCAATACGACGCGAGCGGGAACCTTATCACCAGGACGGCGACATATGCCTCGTTTTACAGCGGCAACTATGTCGACCAGGCCGGTTATACGATCCACGGCAATCCTACGACCGATGCCGCATGGCTGACTACCGGCAACGATTTCACGAAATTCTACGATAACAAAGGCGGCGGGGTCACTAACTCCGATCTTATAAAGGTCACCGAGCGAGGGCTCGGCATGGACAATTCCGGGACGCACAACGCCATAGTTGAATTCGCGTTGGACGCGAATAACAATACCATAATGCGTCCGGCAAAGAACCCCGATATAGCCGATTACGCCGGCGTAAAAGACGCTTACGGCGACTTGCTTCCTTTCGTCCGGCCTGCCGGTATTACTGACGATCAAGTCTGGTCCGACTTCCAGGCATACTATACGCAGTTCAGGAACGCGTCATATGGCGCCGACCCGACTAAGCGTTTTCCTTTCGGGCAATTGGGGTATACCTATTTCTGGGGACACGGCGACAAGACAGTACTTGCCGATGTCCAGGGGATGAGCGAATTCATCGCCTTGGGCGGGACCTCAGCGAATATCTACGGCATCTATTCGACCGTCTCGTACATATACACTAAAAACAAGAACGGCAGTTTCAGCTCGGATGCGGACTCGCAATACGGCAACGGTTTCGCGAGTTTCGATGTGACCGGGCCGTGCGATACCCTCTGGGCCGGTTCCCGTTTCCAGAAGAACGTCAGCCGTACCGCCGCCGCGCCTAATGTGATAAACGTTACCGGGGCAGGCGACGTATCCGGCGGGCAGGGGATCCTTGTCTGGTCGTTGAACTATGATGTCACAGTCGGGACAGGCCGTACCGTCACGACAAACGGCGACGCCACTACTTCGAAGAAGTTCGGGCTCGCCGATACCGCGAGCATAGGCATTCTTTTTAGAGGTGATACTTCGCTCGGCACGCCCGTGACAAGCGGCATAAACAAACTTACTAATTCGGGGACGATCTCCGGCCCGGCAACCGGTATCCGGGTCGACAACGGCGATACCGTTATTATCAATAATGCCGGCGGGACGATAACCGGAACTACGGCTGCCATCCAGCTCGACGGCGGGACCACCGCATTGACGAATAACGGTACGATATCAGGCAACCTCATCCTGAAAGCCGATACGACGGCAGCCCTGGATGTGGGCACCGGGAATGTTGCGTTAAGCGACGGAGGTATATATTCCCAGGGCACGGGAACCACCTTGATGCTTACTGCGAACTCTTCCTCAAATTTCGGTAATGTTACGTCTGCAGGTAATGCCGTTGTGGCCACCGGAAGCGCTGTCAATGTCACTGTCGGCGGTTACATGCCTAATAATACGACCCTTAAGGTGGTCGACGGCCCGGGCGGCACAAACGTCAATGTCCCGACTACCATCACGTCCAACAACTCGAAATATTCATTCTCGGGCACAAGCTCAAACGGCGACCTCATCCTGACTATAATCCGTTCCGGCGCAGGCAACGGTTTCGCGGGCACTGCCACTAACGGTAATTCATCCGCCGCAGGCGCGGTCCTTGATAATATTTCAAATCCCTCGGGCGATATGCTTACTGTTTTGGACACGCTTGATGCCTTGGGCTCAACCGCGGCTGGCCAGGCTCTCGCGACCGTGACCCCGGTCGTTGACAGCGGAGTGACTAACGTCAGTAATACCGCCATCAACCAATTCGTCGGGACCACTACCGACAGATTGGGAGGGTTCTTTGCCCGGGCGCATAATGAAGAAACAGGGGAGAGCGGCGTTTCAACCGGAAGCAAAGGATCAAGCGGCTTTGAGGCCTGGGGCAGGGGATTCGGTGAATACGCACACCAAGACCCCAGAGGGCTAAGTAACGGCTATTCCGCCACCATCTGGGGCACGGCCTTAGGAGCCGATATCCCAGCCTTTAACGACAAGGTCCGTATGGGCGCTTCCGGCGGCTACGCGGCATCTAACGTAAACTCCAAGGACAACAGCGGAAGAACCTACATCAACAGCTATCAATCGGCCTTCTACGGCGGCTACATGGATGCAAACAACCCTTTCTACATAAACGGGGCCTTCTCATTCGCCTATAACACATACAAGGGCAAGCGTAACATCGCCGTAGGCGCCATCCAGAGGAGAGCCGACTCAAGCTATCGCGGCCAGCAGTATTCGGTCTTATTCGACGGAGGTTATACCTTCAAAACCAAACAAGTAAACATTACCCCAGTTGCCTCGCTCCAATACCTGCATCTGCACCTCCAGAGCTACACCGAGACAGGAGCAGGCGCCTTAAACCTAAGTGTGGCAAGCCAGGATTACGACATGCTTCAGTCAGGCCTGGGAGCAAAATTCGACCGTTCCTTCGAGTCAAACTACGGCATCTTAACCCCCGAGGTCCACATCCGCTGGCTCTATGACTTCATAGGCGACAAGCAGGCGACGACTTCAACATTCTCCGGAGGAGGCGGCTCATTCGCCACCGATGGATTCGATCCCGCACAACATTCCTTAAATGTAGGGACAAAGCTCGCCCTGGTCACGAAAGGCAACTGGAGTTTCGATGTAAACTACGACTTTGAATACAAGCAGGATTTCACCTCCCATACGGGTTGGGCTGATATAAGGTATAAGTTCTAG